A genome region from Flavobacterium sp. includes the following:
- the rlmH gene encoding 23S rRNA (pseudouridine(1915)-N(3))-methyltransferase RlmH has translation MNIKIIAIGKTDNKSLQTLIDDYTKRLSFYIKFDLEIIPDIKNVKNLSESQQKEKEGELILSKLSATDQLILLDENGKTFSSVGFSEELQKKMNSGVKTLVYVIGGPYGFSETVYKKAQGKVSLSLMTFSHQMVRLFFIEQLYRGFTILRNEPYHHQ, from the coding sequence ATGAACATCAAAATTATCGCAATAGGCAAAACGGATAATAAATCGCTTCAAACTTTGATTGACGATTACACCAAACGTTTGTCTTTTTACATCAAATTTGATTTGGAAATAATTCCTGATATCAAAAACGTAAAAAACTTATCTGAAAGCCAGCAAAAAGAAAAAGAAGGCGAACTAATTTTATCGAAACTTTCAGCAACCGATCAATTGATTTTATTGGATGAAAACGGAAAAACGTTCTCCAGCGTTGGTTTCTCTGAAGAATTACAAAAGAAAATGAATTCTGGTGTTAAAACTCTAGTATATGTAATTGGCGGTCCTTACGGTTTTTCTGAAACGGTTTATAAAAAAGCGCAGGGAAAAGTTTCGCTTTCGCTGATGACATTTTCGCATCAAATGGTTCGTTTGTTTTTTATCGAACAATTATATCGCGGATTTACAATTTTACGTAATGAGCCTTATCATCATCAGTAG
- a CDS encoding antibiotic biosynthesis monooxygenase, with translation MILEAAFLYVKPELAHQFEADFAKASQYISSIDGYLGHRLEKCLEIENKYLLLVDWNTLEDHTVGFRTSEAYLEWKKILHHYYEPFPIVEHFETVFENKK, from the coding sequence ATGATTCTTGAAGCCGCATTTCTTTACGTTAAACCAGAATTAGCTCATCAATTTGAAGCTGATTTTGCAAAAGCGAGTCAGTACATTTCATCAATTGATGGTTATTTAGGACATCGTTTAGAAAAATGTCTGGAAATCGAAAACAAATATCTTTTGTTAGTTGACTGGAATACGCTGGAAGATCATACAGTAGGCTTTAGAACATCTGAAGCGTATCTGGAATGGAAAAAGATTTTACATCATTATTACGAACCGTTTCCAATTGTAGAACATTTCGAAACTGTTTTCGAAAATAAAAAATAG
- a CDS encoding adenosine deaminase produces the protein MTRIITLFCIFIAQIGFSQSAESYLEKIRNNEALLTAFFQQMPKGGDLHHHFSGSVYAEPLLERAVAENFYLNLETMAVSKTKPEKGNWINFDSIKKLEKLDYYQQQIMQTWSAKDYNGSVPSDDLFFDSFMKFEPTISGHFAEGMLELKKRAISENVSYIETQLSTIPCNMNVSDLADFNTNLRQAASQKDEKAVLKLLDDLYKAIQKKDAKKYADDFNNNFLAKLHKDLKMDDERFTMRYQNFVLRFMEPVDLFKNLVIAFISSSESKLTAGVNIVSPEHGKTSMKDYWLHMVMFKYCHSKFPDVKYTLHAGELTLGLVQPEDLTWHINDAIYVAGANRIGHGVDMAYEANSYDLLKYMAQKNIPIEINLASNEFILKVKENRHPFTLYKDFNVPIVISTDDAGILRSNMTEQYVLLAKRYPDVNYETIKKYVYNSINYSFIQDASVKKQLMKDLDNRFKTFEAKFSKN, from the coding sequence ATGACAAGGATAATTACGCTTTTCTGTATTTTTATAGCACAAATCGGCTTTTCTCAATCAGCTGAGAGTTATTTAGAAAAAATCAGAAATAACGAAGCTCTCTTAACAGCTTTTTTTCAACAAATGCCTAAAGGAGGCGATTTACACCACCATTTTTCAGGATCAGTTTATGCAGAACCGCTTTTAGAAAGAGCCGTTGCAGAAAACTTTTATTTGAATTTAGAAACTATGGCGGTTTCAAAAACAAAACCTGAAAAAGGAAACTGGATAAATTTCGATAGTATAAAAAAACTCGAAAAACTGGATTATTACCAACAGCAAATCATGCAGACTTGGTCGGCTAAAGATTATAATGGTTCTGTTCCTTCTGATGATTTGTTTTTTGATTCGTTTATGAAATTTGAACCGACAATTTCAGGTCATTTTGCCGAAGGAATGCTGGAGTTAAAAAAGCGTGCCATTTCCGAAAATGTAAGTTATATCGAAACACAATTATCAACTATTCCGTGTAATATGAATGTTTCTGATTTGGCCGATTTCAATACAAATCTTCGTCAGGCAGCCAGTCAAAAAGACGAAAAAGCTGTTTTGAAACTTTTGGATGATTTGTATAAAGCCATTCAGAAAAAAGACGCTAAAAAATATGCCGATGATTTTAATAACAACTTTTTGGCGAAACTTCACAAAGATTTAAAAATGGACGATGAACGCTTTACTATGCGTTATCAAAATTTTGTGCTTCGTTTTATGGAACCTGTCGACTTGTTTAAAAATCTTGTTATTGCTTTTATTTCGTCAAGCGAAAGCAAATTAACTGCAGGCGTAAATATCGTTTCTCCAGAACATGGAAAGACTTCTATGAAAGACTATTGGCTTCATATGGTGATGTTTAAATACTGCCATTCGAAATTCCCTGACGTAAAATATACGCTTCATGCAGGTGAACTAACTTTAGGTTTAGTTCAGCCGGAAGATTTAACATGGCATATTAACGATGCAATTTACGTAGCCGGCGCAAACAGAATTGGTCACGGAGTTGATATGGCTTACGAAGCCAATTCGTATGATTTGTTGAAATATATGGCTCAAAAAAATATTCCGATTGAAATCAATTTGGCGAGTAATGAATTCATTTTGAAAGTAAAAGAAAATAGACATCCGTTTACGCTTTATAAAGATTTTAATGTCCCAATTGTAATCAGTACCGATGATGCGGGAATTTTAAGAAGCAACATGACCGAACAATATGTTTTATTGGCAAAAAGATATCCTGATGTGAATTACGAAACAATCAAAAAATACGTTTACAACAGCATCAATTACAGTTTCATCCAAGATGCATCAGTTAAAAAACAACTAATGAAAGATTTAGATAATCGTTTTAAAACTTTTGAAGCGAAGTTTTCTAAAAACTAG
- a CDS encoding GNAT family N-acetyltransferase: MEIQQINDIKRGYFEALEDGKEAGKMTYTWAGDNKFIIDHTEVSPEFNGKGVGKKLVMAAVEYARNNNLKIIPLCPFAKSVFDKVEEIRDVLFS; encoded by the coding sequence ATGGAAATTCAACAAATAAACGATATAAAAAGAGGCTATTTTGAAGCTCTTGAAGACGGAAAAGAAGCCGGAAAAATGACTTATACCTGGGCTGGAGACAACAAATTTATTATCGATCATACCGAAGTAAGCCCGGAATTTAACGGAAAAGGTGTTGGTAAAAAACTAGTTATGGCAGCTGTAGAATATGCCCGAAATAACAACCTGAAAATTATTCCGCTTTGTCCTTTTGCAAAAAGTGTTTTTGATAAGGTTGAGGAAATACGTGATGTGCTTTTTTCTTAA
- a CDS encoding OsmC family protein, producing MDTVSAKIDTRLYRTEIKSASDNILISDEPQELGGKNLGLNPTELLAASLASCTVITLRMYINRKQWDVDEINVKIDFERDSERSVSVFTRKIEVIGEVNDEQRQRLETIANSCPIHKTLTHSIEIKTTLI from the coding sequence ATGGATACAGTATCAGCAAAAATAGATACGCGTTTATATCGCACAGAAATAAAATCAGCAAGCGACAATATTTTAATTTCTGATGAACCTCAGGAATTGGGCGGAAAGAATTTAGGATTAAATCCTACAGAGCTTTTAGCCGCTTCATTGGCTTCCTGCACTGTAATTACTTTACGAATGTACATCAATCGTAAACAATGGGATGTGGACGAAATCAACGTTAAAATTGATTTTGAAAGAGATTCTGAACGAAGTGTATCTGTATTTACAAGAAAAATCGAAGTCATAGGTGAAGTTAATGACGAACAAAGACAAAGATTAGAAACTATCGCAAACAGTTGTCCAATTCATAAAACATTGACACATTCGATAGAAATTAAAACCACACTAATATAA
- a CDS encoding pirin family protein, which produces MSNISLIIEERAANIGNFMVGRLLPFREKRAVGPFVFIDHMGPAHLSDHENMDVPPHPHIGLSTLTFLFEGSIMHRDSLGTELEIKPGAVNWMTAGKGIVHSERTPEYLRHSDKMLHGLQIWVALPKELEQMDPNFTHVEADDIPAWEEDGVSYKLIAGEAFGKKSPVPVYSPLYFIEIKSKEAKKINIGKDLFGESGLYILEGSIKNGEHTYDPRQILITTEASLCEFEIAENSTVYIFGGQPFPEEHFIFWNFVSSDKNLIEKAKTDWTNQTFPKVPGETEFVPLPEPRIK; this is translated from the coding sequence ATGTCAAATATCAGTTTAATTATCGAAGAACGCGCTGCCAATATTGGCAACTTTATGGTAGGCCGTTTATTGCCTTTCCGTGAAAAAAGAGCCGTTGGACCATTTGTTTTTATCGATCATATGGGACCTGCGCATTTAAGTGACCACGAAAATATGGATGTTCCGCCGCATCCGCATATCGGACTTTCTACTCTAACATTTTTGTTTGAAGGAAGTATCATGCACCGCGACAGTTTAGGAACCGAACTGGAAATAAAACCCGGCGCTGTGAACTGGATGACAGCCGGAAAAGGAATCGTGCATTCTGAAAGAACTCCTGAATATTTAAGACATTCGGATAAAATGCTTCACGGATTGCAGATTTGGGTGGCGCTTCCGAAGGAATTGGAACAAATGGATCCGAATTTTACGCATGTTGAAGCAGATGATATTCCGGCTTGGGAAGAAGATGGCGTTTCATATAAATTAATTGCTGGTGAAGCTTTTGGCAAAAAATCTCCTGTTCCTGTTTACAGTCCGTTATATTTTATTGAAATTAAAAGCAAAGAAGCTAAGAAAATCAATATTGGTAAGGATTTATTCGGCGAAAGCGGTTTATATATTTTAGAAGGAAGTATCAAAAATGGGGAACATACATACGATCCGAGACAAATTTTAATTACAACTGAAGCTTCTCTTTGTGAATTTGAAATTGCCGAAAACTCAACCGTTTATATTTTTGGCGGACAGCCGTTTCCTGAAGAACATTTTATATTTTGGAATTTTGTTTCTTCGGATAAAAACCTCATCGAAAAAGCTAAAACAGACTGGACAAACCAAACTTTCCCAAAAGTTCCCGGAGAAACTGAATTTGTGCCATTACCAGAACCTAGAATTAAATAA
- a CDS encoding DNA alkylation repair protein yields the protein MGLIKDIYSVSFYENFSKAVAEVYPAFDKQKFIKTIFEGDFAQKEWKERMKHTTVVFHQFMPQNFPEAISLIDKIIENLRKNNFAESNLAFIFFADYIEMYGLEDFEISAKAFVSITQFISCEFAVRPFILKYKEQMIDEMVKWSLHKNHHVRRLASEGSRPRLPWAMAIPFLKKDPSSILPILENLKNDPSEYVRRSVANNLNDIAKDNPQIVLEIASKWKGHSKETDGIIKHGCRTLLKQGHPEILSHYGLESSNIELSSFEIKTPTVKIGDYLQFQFHLNNKNKDAKTVRLEYAVHYKKAKGHLAKKVFKISEKVYHPNQLTKIERNQSFKLITTRVFHTGIHQLSIIINGTESEVLEFELID from the coding sequence ATGGGATTAATTAAAGATATTTATTCGGTTTCTTTTTACGAAAATTTTAGCAAGGCTGTCGCCGAAGTCTATCCAGCATTCGACAAACAAAAATTTATTAAAACAATTTTTGAGGGAGATTTTGCGCAAAAAGAATGGAAAGAAAGAATGAAACATACTACTGTTGTTTTTCACCAGTTTATGCCTCAAAATTTTCCCGAAGCCATTTCTTTAATTGATAAAATCATAGAAAACTTAAGGAAAAACAACTTTGCAGAGAGCAATCTGGCTTTCATTTTCTTTGCTGATTATATCGAAATGTACGGTTTAGAAGATTTTGAAATTTCTGCAAAAGCCTTTGTTTCTATCACACAATTTATAAGCTGTGAATTTGCCGTTCGTCCTTTCATTTTAAAATATAAAGAACAAATGATCGATGAAATGGTTAAATGGTCATTGCACAAAAATCATCATGTACGTCGTTTAGCCAGTGAAGGTTCGCGCCCGAGATTACCGTGGGCAATGGCAATTCCGTTTTTAAAGAAAGATCCCTCTTCTATTCTGCCGATTTTAGAAAATCTAAAAAACGATCCTTCAGAATATGTTCGAAGAAGTGTTGCCAATAATTTAAACGATATTGCCAAAGACAATCCGCAGATTGTACTCGAAATAGCTTCAAAATGGAAAGGACACAGCAAAGAAACAGACGGGATTATTAAACACGGCTGCAGAACTTTATTAAAACAAGGTCATCCTGAAATTCTGAGTCATTATGGTTTAGAAAGCAGTAATATTGAACTTTCATCTTTCGAAATTAAAACGCCAACTGTAAAAATTGGGGATTATCTACAGTTTCAATTTCACTTAAATAATAAAAATAAAGACGCCAAAACAGTTCGTTTAGAATACGCTGTTCACTACAAAAAAGCAAAAGGACATTTAGCTAAAAAAGTCTTTAAAATCAGTGAAAAGGTTTATCACCCAAACCAATTAACTAAGATTGAAAGAAATCAGTCTTTTAAACTAATTACAACTCGTGTTTTTCATACCGGAATTCATCAGTTGTCGATTATAATAAACGGAACTGAAAGTGAAGTTTTAGAGTTTGAATTGATTGATTGA
- the nadC gene encoding carboxylating nicotinate-nucleotide diphosphorylase, producing MISEAQFQAELQLLIKNAIREDVGPGDYSSLACIPDTAHGQAKLLVKDQGIIAGVELAKMIFDYVDPKLKVKTYIEDGMHVEYGEVVFEVSGSSQSILKAERVVLNTMQRMSAIATKTSYLMKLLEGTNAKILDTRKTTPNFRVAEKWAVKIGGGENHRFALYDMIMLKDNHIDFAGGITRAISKTKEYLKENNLDLKIIVEARNLDEIREILLSDGVHRILIDNFNYEDTKTAVNLIGSKCQTESSGNISEKTVREYALCGVNYISSGALTHSVYNMDLSLKAF from the coding sequence ATGATAAGCGAAGCACAGTTTCAGGCAGAATTACAACTTTTAATAAAAAATGCCATCAGAGAAGATGTTGGTCCGGGCGATTACAGTTCACTGGCTTGTATTCCAGACACGGCTCATGGTCAGGCAAAATTATTGGTAAAAGATCAGGGAATCATTGCCGGTGTTGAACTTGCTAAAATGATATTTGATTATGTAGATCCGAAACTTAAAGTGAAAACGTATATCGAAGACGGAATGCATGTAGAATATGGCGAAGTTGTTTTTGAAGTTTCCGGAAGTTCACAGTCTATTTTAAAAGCAGAGAGAGTGGTTTTAAATACCATGCAGCGTATGTCTGCAATTGCCACAAAAACCAGTTATTTAATGAAGCTTTTAGAAGGTACAAACGCTAAAATATTAGACACACGCAAAACAACGCCAAATTTTAGAGTGGCAGAAAAATGGGCTGTAAAAATTGGAGGAGGAGAAAACCACCGTTTTGCACTTTACGATATGATCATGCTGAAAGATAATCATATTGATTTTGCTGGCGGTATTACCCGTGCTATTTCTAAAACAAAAGAGTATTTAAAAGAAAACAATCTTGATCTTAAAATCATTGTTGAGGCCCGTAATTTAGATGAAATCAGAGAAATTTTATTGAGCGACGGCGTTCATAGAATTTTGATTGATAATTTTAATTATGAAGACACAAAAACGGCAGTAAATTTGATTGGTTCAAAATGTCAGACAGAATCTTCTGGAAATATCAGCGAAAAAACAGTTCGCGAATATGCTTTGTGTGGAGTTAATTATATTTCATCAGGCGCTTTAACACATTCTGTATATAATATGGATTTGAGCCTGAAAGCTTTTTAA
- a CDS encoding YihY/virulence factor BrkB family protein, whose translation MSKEIEDRIEKLPVIRNLARLLKKIKLPWLEGFSLYDLLEMYTLGILEGAFSYHASAVSFSFFMALFPFTLFILNLIPFIPIEGFQDDFLQFVQQGVPPNTYDAISKIISDILNNSHSGLLSSGFLLSIFLMANGINGILSGFESSKHVFDKRGFFRQYLVALAISLLMTVILFVTVATIVVFEVFIQKTIIQDVLSDRIPLIILGRYLFVMLMILITSSILLRYGTKQYNKVPFISIGSVFTTVLIVISSFFFGIWVIKFSKYNELYGSIGTLLILMFYIWINCMILLLGFELNASIRKLKQKKEK comes from the coding sequence ATGTCGAAAGAGATAGAAGATCGGATTGAAAAACTGCCTGTAATACGCAATTTGGCGCGACTTTTAAAGAAAATAAAACTCCCTTGGTTAGAGGGATTTTCTTTGTATGATTTGCTCGAAATGTACACTTTAGGAATTCTCGAAGGTGCATTTTCATATCATGCCAGTGCGGTTTCTTTTAGCTTTTTTATGGCTTTGTTTCCTTTTACATTATTTATTTTAAACTTAATACCGTTTATTCCAATAGAAGGTTTTCAGGATGATTTTCTGCAGTTTGTACAACAAGGAGTTCCGCCAAATACCTATGATGCTATTAGTAAAATTATCAGCGATATCTTAAATAATAGTCACTCAGGGTTATTATCATCGGGATTTTTACTTTCGATTTTTTTGATGGCCAATGGTATCAACGGAATTTTAAGCGGTTTCGAATCATCAAAACATGTATTTGACAAGCGTGGTTTTTTTAGGCAATATTTGGTTGCATTGGCGATTTCACTTTTGATGACCGTAATATTGTTTGTAACCGTGGCGACAATTGTGGTTTTTGAGGTATTTATTCAAAAAACAATCATTCAGGATGTATTAAGTGATCGTATTCCGCTGATTATTTTGGGTAGATATTTATTCGTTATGCTGATGATTTTGATAACATCTTCAATATTATTACGTTATGGTACAAAACAGTATAATAAAGTACCTTTTATAAGCATCGGATCTGTTTTTACAACGGTCTTAATTGTTATATCTTCGTTCTTTTTTGGAATTTGGGTTATAAAATTTTCAAAATATAACGAACTTTATGGTTCAATTGGGACATTATTAATTCTAATGTTCTATATTTGGATAAACTGTATGATTCTGCTTTTAGGGTTCGAATTGAACGCTTCTATCAGAAAATTAAAACAAAAAAAAGAAAAATAA
- a CDS encoding DUF2147 domain-containing protein, producing the protein MKNLMLTIGVFFFALTMQSQNVIGKWKTIDDETGEAKSVVEIYEKSGKIYGKIVEILREGHKKDICVKCEGAEKNKPILGMTIINGLKKDGSEYNGGTILDPTSGKKYKCYISLESADKLKLRGYVGISLMGRTQYWTRVK; encoded by the coding sequence ATGAAAAATTTGATGCTAACTATCGGAGTGTTCTTCTTTGCCCTGACCATGCAAAGTCAAAATGTAATTGGAAAATGGAAGACCATTGATGATGAAACAGGAGAGGCTAAATCGGTAGTTGAGATTTATGAGAAATCAGGAAAAATATACGGAAAAATAGTAGAAATACTTCGTGAAGGCCATAAAAAAGACATTTGTGTAAAGTGTGAAGGTGCCGAAAAAAACAAACCAATTTTAGGAATGACTATTATTAACGGTCTTAAAAAAGACGGTTCTGAATATAATGGAGGAACAATTTTAGATCCTACAAGCGGAAAAAAATATAAATGCTATATCTCTTTAGAGTCTGCTGATAAATTGAAACTTCGCGGTTATGTTGGAATTTCTCTAATGGGAAGAACACAATACTGGACAAGAGTAAAATAA